Proteins encoded in a region of the Candidatus Obscuribacterales bacterium genome:
- a CDS encoding DUF1016 N-terminal domain-containing protein: MTVPSLDRPYQDFLQDLKQRIQAAQVRAALAVNCELITLYWQIGRDILSRQQAQGWGAKVVTQLSQDLRQAFPDMKGFSRTNLLYMRAFAEAYPDEAIVQQVVGQIPWGHNIRLLEAVKDPAERLWYAQQAIAHGWSRNVLVHHIER, translated from the coding sequence ATGACTGTGCCTTCCCTCGATCGCCCCTATCAAGATTTTCTCCAGGATCTGAAACAACGCATTCAGGCTGCTCAGGTCCGGGCTGCCCTGGCGGTTAACTGTGAACTGATCACCCTCTATTGGCAGATTGGCCGAGACATTCTCAGCCGCCAGCAGGCCCAGGGCTGGGGAGCCAAGGTGGTCACCCAATTGTCGCAAGACTTACGCCAGGCGTTTCCAGACATGAAAGGCTTCTCCCGCACCAACCTGCTCTACATGCGGGCCTTTGCCGAGGCCTACCCCGACGAGGCAATTGTTCAACAGGTTGTTGGACAAATTCCTTGGGGGCACAACATTCGTCTGTTGGAAGCAGTCAAAGATCCAGCAGAACGGCTGTGGTATGCCCAACAAGCGATCGCCCATGGCTGGAGCCGCAATGTGTTGGTGCATCACATCGAACG